A DNA window from Arachis hypogaea cultivar Tifrunner chromosome 18, arahy.Tifrunner.gnm2.J5K5, whole genome shotgun sequence contains the following coding sequences:
- the LOC140181342 gene encoding uncharacterized protein: MPDVGTLRRDILKAHKSGFSIHPGSTKMYNDLKAMFWWPGMKNDVVEYVSKCLTCQKVKIQHQRPSRTLQSLEIPQWKWESIAMDFVSGLPRTRAGFDAVWYEAGEKSLLGPEMIAETTEQVKKIRDRMLTAQSHQKSYADQRRKFLEFEEEDHAFLKVTPAIGVGRVIKTKKLNPRYIGPFQILERVGPLAYRMALPLHLSNLYDLKEDLALPVTPVRIDDTSIKKLREKEVSLVKVAWSRAGVEEHTWEHESEMRTDYPHLFSGN; this comes from the exons atGCCGGATGTTGGGACTTTGCGGCGAGATATATTAAAAGCGCacaaaagtggattttctattCACCCtgggagtactaagatgtacaaTGATCTAAAGGctatgttctggtggcctggtatgaagaatgatgtggtggAATACgtctcaaagtgcttaacttgtcaaaaggtgaagATTCAACATCAGAGACCTTCCAGGACATTGCAATCTTTGgagattccgcaatggaagtgggagagCATTGCGATGGATTTTGTATCGGGATTACCAAGAACTAGAGCCGGTTTTGACGCTGTCTGG TATGAAGCTGGGGAGAAAAGTCTgttagggcctgagatgatagctgaaaccactgaacaagttaagaaaatcAGAGATAGGATGCTCACTGCTCAGAGccatcaaaagagttacgccgatcagaggcggaagttCTTAGAGTTCGAGGAAGAAGACCAtgctttccttaaggttactccagcGATAGGAGTAGGTAGAGTGATTAAGACAAAGAAgctgaatcctcgatacatcggTCCGTTCCAGATTCTCGAGAGAGTTGGACCgttggcgtatcggatggctctaccgcTTCACCTTTCAAACCTGTACGAT TTAAAGGAAGATTTGGCTCTGCCGGTGACTCCGGTTAGGATTGACGACACGAGTATTAAGAAGTTGCGtgaaaaagaggtttcattagtgaaagtggcatggagtcgagccgGTGTTgaggagcacacttgggaacACGAGTCGGAAATGCGAACAGACTACCCACAcctattctcaggtaactga